The Musa acuminata AAA Group cultivar baxijiao chromosome BXJ1-3, Cavendish_Baxijiao_AAA, whole genome shotgun sequence genome window below encodes:
- the LOC103978423 gene encoding F-box/kelch-repeat protein At1g67480, translating to MPSLGIHGLLGGRKRFVDLEVQPHVPVQTNLALTLQASQELYCPVIPGLPDDVAKFCLTLVPRRDLPVIGAVCKRWMSFIKSKEFLAVRKEAGKLEEWVYVLTGDADGRENHWEVLVGSGEKGKVLPSMPGPVKAGFGVVVIDAILFIIAGYSVDIGKACVSNDVYQYDSRLNRWSTLAKMNVARHDFACAELNGNIYAVGGFDSNGDCLSSVEVYDPNRNMWTLIASLRCPRWGCFACSFEGKLYVMGGRSSFTIGNSRFVNVYNPQHHSWCEMKSGCLMVTAHAVLAKKLFCFEWKNQRKLAIYDPADNSWRKIPVPVTGSSAVAFRFGIFDGKLLLFSLEKVPGYQTLLYDPDAPVGSEWKTSSLKPSGLCLCSVTIKA from the exons atgcccAGTTTAGGAATTCATGGCCTTCTTGGTGGTAGAAAAAGATTTGTTGATTTGGAGGTGCAACCACACGTTCCAGTTCAAACTAATCTGGCCCTTACCCTGCAAGCATCGCAGGAGTTATACTGCCCTGTTATTCCTGGGTTACCTGATGATGTGGCCAAGTTCTGTCTCACGCTTGTGCCCCGCAGAGACCTCCCTGTTATAGGTGCTGTTTGTAAGAGATGGATGTCATTCATTAAAAGCAAGGAGTTCCTTGCTGTAAGGAAGGAGGCTGGAAAGCTTGAGGAGTGGGTGTATGTCTTAACTGGTGATGCTGATGGAAGGGAGAACCATTGGGAAGTATTAGTTGGCTCTGGGGAAAAAGGCAAGGTGCTGCCCTCAATGCCTGGTCCTGTCAAAGCTGGGTTTGGAGTTGTCGTTATTGATGCCATCCTTTTCATTATTGCTGGTTACTCAGTTGACATTGGGAAAGCATGTGTTTCAAATGATGTTTATCAGTATGATTCTCGTCTTAACAG ATGGAGCACATTAGCCAAGATGAATGTTGCTCGCCATGACTTTGCTTGTGCCGAGCTTAATGGCAACATATATGCTGTGGGTGGGTTTGATTCTAATGGTGACTGCTTATCGAGTGTTGAAGTTTATGACCCCAACAGAAATATGTGGACCTTAATCGCAAGCCTTCGCTGCCCAAGGTGGGGTTGCTTTGCTTGCAGCTTTGAGGGCAAGCTTTATGTAATGGGTGGGCGTTCTAGCTTCACAATCGGCAACTCCAGGTTTGTGAATGTGTACAATCCACAGCACCACTCATGGTGCGAGATGAAAAGTGGCTGTTTGATGGTTACTGCACATGCTGTGCTGGCCAAGAAGCTATTCTGTTTCGAGTGGAAGAATCAGCGGAAGTTGGCAATATACGATCCGGCTGACAACTCATGGCGTAAGATCCCTGTGCCTGTTACAGGGAGCTCAGCCGTAGCATTCCGCTTTGGGATATTTGATGGCAAGTTACTGCTTTTCTCACTCGAGAAGGTACCGGGGTACCAGACACTGCTTTATGATCCTGATGCTCCTGTAGGATCTGAGTGGAAAACATCTTCACTTAAGCCTTCTGGCTTGTGTTTGTGCAGTGTCACAATCAAGGCATAA
- the LOC135625352 gene encoding chloride channel protein CLC-a-like, giving the protein MEDSSSSSPPAAAAVVVDGGEGELDPESNSLQQPLLKRSPTLTSSHYAMVGAKVSHIESLDYEINENDLFKHDWRSRSSTEVLQYIFLKWTLAFLVGLLTGVTASLINLAIENIAGIKMLYLARFVKDQRYITGFVYLAGVNLALTTVAASLCVVFAPTAAGPGIPEIKAYLNGVDTPNMFGVSTLVVKIIGSIGSVSAGLDLGKEGPLVHIGACFASLLGQGGSENYRLRWKWLRYFKNDRDRRDLITCGASSGVCAAFRSPVGGVLFALEEVATWWRSALLWRTFFSTAVVVVVLRGFIEYCNSGRCGLFGRGGLILFDVSDVTVTYHVNDLLPVALVGVLGGLLGSLYNYVLYKVLRVYSLINERGKMAKLLLSLAVSLFTSVCLYCLPFLAPCTPCDPSSETICPTPEGSGNFKQFNCPNGYYNDLASLLYATNDDAVRNIFSTSTPNEFRSISLLIFFALYCVLGLVTFGIAVPSGLFLPIILMGSAYGRLLALALRSFIHIDQGLYAVLGAAALMSGSMRMTVSLCVIFLELTNNLLLLPITMFVLLIAKTVGDSFNPSIYEIILELKGLPFLEASPEPWMRNLTVGELAAAKPRIVSLRGIERVARVVDVLKHTSHNGFSVVDQGAPSSPAGTTELHGLVLRAHLVAVLSKKWFLKERRRTAEWEVRAAFTSVDLAEKGQKVEHVKLTEEEMDMYVDLHPFTNTTPYTVVESMSVAKAVVLFRQVGLRHLLVIPKYQGAGISPVVGILTRQDLRAHNILGAFPHLANKRGEEGRSKKGEVGKSAESCVGRK; this is encoded by the exons ATGGAGGACAGCTCGAGTTCATCCCCACCTGCTGCTGCAGCAGTGGTGGTTGATGGAGGAGAAGGAGAGCTTGATCCTGAAAGCAACTCGCTGCAGCAGCCACTGCTCAAGCGAAGCCCCACCCTCACCTCCAGCCATTACGCCATGGTCGGTGCCAAGGTTTCGCACATCGAGAGCTTGGACTACGA GATTAACGAGAACGACCTGTTCAAACACGACTGGAGAAGCAGATCCAGCACCGAGGTGCTGCAGTACATATTCCTCAAGTGGACGCTGGCGTTCCTCGTCGGCCTCCTCACCGGCGTCACGGCTTCCCTCATCAACCTCGCCATCGAGAACATAGCCGGCATCAAAATGCTTTACCTCGCCCGCTTCGTGAAGGACCAAAG GTACATAACTGGCTTCGTTTACTTGGCGGGTGTAAACCTTGCTCTCACCACGGTGGCGGCATCTCTGTGTGTCGTCTTCGCTCCCACTGCGGCCGGCCCTGGAATTCCGGAGATCAAGGCTTACCTCAACGGAGTCGATACGCCGAACATGTTTGGGGTGTCGACATTGGTGGTCAAG ATCATTGGAAGCATCGGATCGGTGTCCGCCGGCCTCGACCTGGGAAAAGAAGGGCCGCTGGTGCACATCGGGGCCTGCTTTGCGTCCTTGCTCGGCCAAGGCGGGTCGGAGAACTACCGCCTCCGGTGGAAGTGGCTACGCTACTTCAAGAACGACCGGGACCGGCGCGACCTCATCACCTGCGGAGCCTCCTCCGGGGTCTGCGCTGCGTTCCGCTCGCCGGTGGGCGGCGTCCTGTTCGCGCTCGAGGAGGTGGCGACGTGGTGGCGGAGCGCGCTGCTGTGGCGGACCTTCTTCAGCACCGCGGTCGTGGTGGTCGTGCTCAGGGGATTCATCGAGTACTGCAACTCCGGGAGGTGCGGCCTGTTCGGCCGCGGCGGGCTCATCCTCTTCGACGTCAGTGACGTCACCGTCACGTACCATGTGAACGACCTCCTCCCGGTGGCGCTCGTCGGCGTGTTGGGCGGCTTGCTGGGCAGCCTCTACAACTACGTCCTGTACAAAGTTCTCAGGGTCTACAGCCTCATCAACGA GAGGGGAAAAATGGCGAAACTGCTGCTTAGTCTTGCTGTCTCGCTCTTCACCTCGGTCTGCCTTTACTGCCTCCCGTTCTTGGCACCATGCACGCCCTGCGACCCCTCGTCGGAGACCATCTGCCCCACTCCCGAGGGAAGCGGCAACTTCAAGCAGTTCAATTGCCCCAATGGCTACTACAACGACCTCGCCAGCCTCCTCTATGCCACCAACGACGACGCGGTGCGCAACATCTTCTCCACCTCCACGCCCAACGAGTTCCGCAGCATCTCCCTCCTTATCTTCTTCGCGCTCTACTGCGTGCTGGGCCTCGTCACCTTCGGCATCGCCGTCCCCTCGGGGCTGTTCCTCCCCATCATCCTGATGGGCTCCGCGTACGGCCGCCTGCTGGCGCTCGCGCTCAGGTCCTTCATCCACATCGACCAGGGCCTCTACGCCGTGCTCGGCGCCGCGGCGCTCATGTCCGGCTCCATGAGAATGACCGTCTCCCTCTGCGTCATCTTCCTCGAGCTCACCAACAACCTCCTCCTGCTGCCCATCACCATGTTCGTGCTGCTCATCGCCAAGACCGTGGGCGACTCCTTCAACCccagcatttacgaaatcatactCGAGCTGAAGGGGCTGCCGTTCTTGGAAGCCAGCCCTGAGCCATGGATGAGGAATCTGACGGTGGGGGAGCTTGCAGCCGCCAAACCCCGCATCGTCAGCCTCCGGGGCATCGAGAGGGTCGCCCGAGTCGTCGACGTGCTGAAGCACACCAGCCACAACGGCTTCTCGGTCGTCGACCAGGGAGCGCCATCGTCCCCAGCCGGCACAACGGAGCTGCACGGCCTAGTCCTGCGGGCGCACCTCGTAGCGGTGCTGAGCAAGAAGTGGTTCctgaaggagaggaggaggacggcGGAGTGGGAAGTGCGGGCGGCATTCACGTCGGTAGATCTAGCAGAGAAGGGGCAGAAGGTGGAGCACGTGAAGCTGACGGAGGAGGAGATGGACATGTACGTCGACCTCCACCCCTTCACCAACACGACGCCGTACACGGTGGTGGAGAGCATGTCGGTGGCGAAGGCCGTGGTGCTCTTTCGACAGGTCGGCCTCCGCCATTTGCTGGTGATCCCCAAGTACCAGGGCGCAGGG ATATCTCCTGTGGTAGGAATTCTGACAAGGCAAGATCTGAGGGCCCATAACATTTTGGGTGCTTTCCCCCATCTAGCAAACAAGAGAGGTG